The nucleotide sequence AGATCGGTCGCCGACAAGGGCAGCCGAAACACGGCCCGCAAATCGCCGGCTGGTTGGTTGGCATCGCCTTCGTCGGCCCGCGTGATTTCGCTTTCCCACAAAGCAGCGGTCGCGTCCAGCATCCCATTGATTCGGCTGCCGCCGGCCGGGATGGATTTACGATTGATTTTTTCAAGCGACAGCAGGCAAGACAGTCGCGACAGGTTGCCGGGGACCTGCTCCGGACCACCCTGGGACGCCAAGCGAACCAAATCCAATGGGTGTTCGGTCAGCGTGACCTTGAACACCAGCGTTTGATCTGACGACGAAGCACTGTCACTTTCCGAATCGTTTTGCGACGTTCCGCGGATGACTTCCAAGGTGACTTCGTCGCCCGGTTCGGTGTCGATCAGTGCTTGATCGATTTCATCGGCGGTTGTGACCGGGGTGCCGGCGACGGCGATCACAACGTCGCCGACGCGCAGCCCGATTTCGCCTGATTCGGCAACCGCGGTCGCCGCCGGGGTACCCTGCCCCACAACGTTGACGGCGACGCCATCGATCCGCGACGCGGGTTGGCCGGCCAGGTAGCCCATGTATCCGCTGCGGGTGTCCACGCGGCGGTATTTCAAACGGCCGTTTTCGTTGCGCTCGGTCAGCTCGATCCGTTCAATCCCGCCGCCTCGGTTGGTCAGGGTGACCATCATGAAGTACGGCGAATCGGGGGCCATCGACCCCAGGGACGCCCAGGTTTGGCGGCCGGGGTGGTCCACCGCTTCGGCGTCTTCGGCCTGTGTTTGGTCCGCGGCTTCGGCCGCGACCAGGGGATCGGAATCGGTGGTCGCCTCCGCGTCGTCGGCGGTCTCCGCGCCGTCGGCGATCTCGGGGGCCGTCGCGTCATCGGCATCCGATGGGGTGTCGGCGTCGGCCAGCGATTCTGCGGCAGGTCGCACTCCGGCGGGATCACCGTTGGCGGGGGGCGGCGGTTGGACATCGAACAGGATCCGCAGACCCATGTAGACGACGAAAAACGCCGAGGAGGCAAGGACAAAGGTAAACAGGCGGCGTTCCACAATGACTCCGCATTGGGCGGTGCTTGGACGAAGCGTGCGAGGCCGATGGAAGGTCGGTGGCGGGCAACGGGGAACGGTCGGCCGCAACCTGGCCCGCACGCGAGCGAGGGATGTTGGCTGGGTATTCTGTCCAGGCCGACCGTTCTTGGGAAGGCGAACCCGATACCTTGGCCGATGGTTGCACGTTTCTCCGCCTGCGAATGTCGTCCGATGTGGCTCAGCGCGACGAATGGACGATCCGGCCGTCGACGATCGTTTGCCGGACCCAGCGATCGTCCCAACCAAACATCAGACCCGCCAACGGATCCGCGAGGCGACTGTGCCAATCGTCATCCGGCCGCACGATGATCAGGTCGGCCGGTCGGCCCGGCGACAGGCGTTCACCGCGCGGCATGCCGATCAGTCGGGCGTTGCCGTGGGTGATCTGCCACCAAGCCTGGGCTGCCGTCGGAAATCGCCGGCCGATCGAAGCGGCCGCTTCGATCATTGCGCGGGCGACGCGGACCATGCTGCGTTCGTACCCGGCACCGATATCGCTGCCCAAGCCAACGGAAACGCCCGATTCGATCAGTGTTTCTAGATTCATCACACCTGAACGCAGAAAACTGTTGGCCGTCGGACAATGGGCAATGTGGGCACCGCGATCCGCCAGCCTTCGCCTCTGGTTTTCATCCAAGTGGATCCCGTGGCCCAGGATGGATCGCGGATGCAAAAGTCCCGCCTGGTCATAAACGCTGGAGTAATCCAGGCCATCGAAACGCTGGGAAACCAAATCGCACTCGGCGACCGTTTCGGCCAAGTGGGTTTGCACGATGGCTCGGGTTTGTTTCGCGAGCGCACCGGCACGCTGCAGCAGATCCATCGAACAGGCGACGGCGAATCGTGGGGTGACGGCCGCTGACAACGCGGATCCGGGCGGAAAGGCGTCCAAGGTCTCCGCCGCGGTTTCGATCTGGCGGTCGGAATCTTTCAGCCAAGTTTCGGGGGCGTCGCGATCCATCAAGACTTGGCCGATCACTCCTTTCACGCCCATCCTTTGGGCCGTTCGTAGGGCCGCCATCGTCCCCTGGTGGTGAACGGTCGCGTAGGCGGCAATCGCCGTTGTGCCCACGCCATGCAGTTGTCGTATCACACGTTCGGTCATCGCCGCGGCGTACTCGGGGGCGGACCACAGGGATTCGGCGGGAAAGACGGATTCGTTCAGCCAGCGAAGGAGCGTGGTCCCGTGGGCACCGATGACGTCGAACTGCGGCAAGTGAAGATGGGCGTCCACCAGCCCCGGCATGATCACACAGTCATCCCCCCCCAGGTCCGCATCTTTGCTGGTTTGACCCCACGTGACGCTTTCGATCCGCCCGTCCTGGATCCAGATTTGGCCGGGGACCAGTTCGACGGGGTGTGAATCAAACGGAACTTGGCGGTCGAGTGCTGAATCGGCGGGACTGTCGCCACCGGTGGCGTGGCCCGGTTGGCCGGATCGATCGGGGCCACGGTCGGGGATGCGAAGTCGTAGCAGTTGGCCGGAAAGGTGCATCGTTGCTGTGCCTGTTGAGCTGTGCCTGCTGAGCTGGGCCTGCTGAGCTGGGCCTGATGAAAAGCATGGCGGTTCGTCCGGTCACCTGCGTCGAACAGACCAGCACGCTGAACGGCCGAGCGTCAAGAAAATCTTGACTTCGACCGCCATCGTTTGATAGCCACCGTGCATGAAACTGCACCGGATCCAACGTCTCGACCAGCCATGCCATCGCCCGTTCCCACGGACAGCCGACGCGTCGTCGCAACATGAAGACCGCAGGGGGCGATGCGCAACGGCGTTCGATTTACTTCACGCCGGTTTTCTGTGCGCCCTTTCGCTGTGCTTCGGTGTTGCCGGATTCGCTGCGGAATTGGAATCGTCGGATTCTGCTTCTGGCGTTGAATCCCGGCCCTGCGTGTTGCTGAGCAACGAGAACGTGATCTTTGGGGTCGCGAAACAGGTCGGTTCCAAGGTGGAGATCCGACAGGACGCCGGCGCCTCGCTGACGGTGCCCTACCAGAATGTGAAATGCTGGGCGGATTCGATTGAACAGATTTATCAGTACCGAGTGGCTCATCGACGCGGTGATCGTGTCGAAACCCGCTTGGCCGACGCGCGATGGTGTTTGCGGTACGGCTTGTGGCACCATGCCCTGATGGCACTTGCGGAAATCGACCGCTTCGATCCCGGCAATCGCCAAGTCGCCGTTTTACGACAACAGATTCGACGGCTGCGTGCGACGCAGACTGCTGAAACACATGACATCGCCCAAGCGGTTGCCGCTTCCGATTCGCAAACGCCGCCCGATGGGTCCGGTGGTGATCCGGAAATTCGTCCGGTGGCCTATCACACTGACGATCCGATCGCGGCCCCCGGTCGACGTTCTGCAAGTCGCCGACACAATGAAGAACAAATCCAGTTCACGCGTCGGATCCAGCCGCTGTTGATCAACCGATGTGGTGGGTGTCACAGCCACACCGGTGATTTGGCTTGGAAGATGGTCGTACCCGGTGGTGGTCGCCGACCATCGACCGATGGCACGCGTCGCAATCTAGACGGCTTGCTGGCTCTGTTGGATCGCACCGGCGGTGCGTCGTTCATTGAATTGGCGACAACCGCGCACGGTGGTGCCGGGCAACCACCGATCAAGTCCAGTGAAAAAGCACTGGTGGACAGTCTGCGAGAATGGATTCGCGACCGTCCCACGCCGGAAACTGACTCCGGTGCAAGTGATGGTGCGCCTGATGAAGTGACCGGCCGGGATGATTGGCAAGCAAAGGAATCGACGACGGAATTCACAAGCGAAGTAAGCTCGGATCAACCATCGCGATTGCCGCCGGTCGGCGACCCGTTTGATCCCGACCGTTTCAACCGCTTGTATCACCGCGGCGAATGATCGGTCCGGCTATTCGAAACGCAACAGCGAGTACTTGCGTTTGCCGCGGCGTAAAACCAACATCGATTCGCTTGCCAAGTCATCGGTGGTCAGCTTCATCTGCTGATCGCCGGCGCGCTGGTTGTTCACATAGACGCCGCCTTCCTTGATCGCACGCCGGGCTTCGCCGCTGCTGGATACCAGACCTGAGATCTGCAAGGCTTCGACGATCCACAGGCCTTCACCCGCCAAGCGGTCGCGGGGCACCGTTTCGCTGGGGACGTCCGCAAAGATCTCTTTCAACTGAGCGTCATCTGCGTCGCCGATTTCGCCACCGAACAGGATTTTCGATGCGCGTTGGGCCGAATCCAGACCTTGTTGTCCGTGGACAAATTCAGTCATCCACTGGGCCAATCGCTTTTGTGCGGTGCGGGCGCCCGGGTTGGATTCCGTGTCGCTTTTGAGCGATTCGTATTCCTCACGCTCAATTTCTGTCAGGTACGCGATGCACTTCATCACATCGGCGTCTTCGACGTTGATCCAGTACTGATAGAACGCGTAGGGGCTGGTTCGCTGGGGATCCAACCAGATCGCGCCGCTTTCCGTCTTGCCCATCTTTCGACCATCGCTGGTCGTCAGCAACGGCGCGGTGAATCCGTAAAGCGTCTTGCCCAGCATCCGTCGGCCCAGGTCGATCCCCGCGGTGACGTTGCCCCATTGGTCGCTTCCGCCGGCCTGGATTTGACATCCGTGATGTTGGGCCAAGTAGACGAAGTCATAGGCTTGCAACAGCATGTAACTGAACTCGGTGTAGCTCAGGCCCGCATCGCTGCCCAGTCGCGAGCGGACCGAATCTTTGCCAAGCATCGTGCCGACGGGAAAGTTCTTGCCGACGTCGCGCAGGAATTCCAGGTAGCTGTAATCCTTCATCCATTGATAGTTGTTCAACAGGATCGCGCCGTCATCGCCGTCGAAATCCAGGAACTGTCGCATCTGTGCTTCGACCCCCGCGACGTTGCGTTCCAGTTGGTCGGCGGTTTGCAGGTTCCTTTCTTCGCTCTTGCCACTGGGGTCGCCGATCATGCCGGTGGCGCCGCCGACCAAGGCGATGGGGCGGTGGCCGGCACGTTGAAAGCGACGCAGCATCATCAATTGCATCAGCCCACCGACGTGCAGGCTGGTTGCCGTCGGGTCAAAGCCGATGTAGATCGTTTGCGACCCGGAATCCAGCAATTTGGACAACGCGTCTTGGTCGGTGCATTGGTGGATCAGGCCACGCCACTGAAGATCTTCTAACAGGCTGTTCACGGTTATCAGGTGCTTTTAAAAGGCGTACGTTTTTGAAGCGGATCGTCGGAGCCAAATCATCTGGCGATGGATCGGCGGTTCGGTTTCAGTGTGTTGCACCGGAGCTGTTCGGGGCATCATGCGTTTGGGCTCGCATCAGGGCTTCGGCGACGGCGAGATCGTCCGGGTAGGTGATTTTCAGGTTGGCCGGTGACCCCTGGACCAGTTGCACCGGTCGCCCCATTGCTTCGACCATCGCCGCGTCATCGGTGACCGGGAAGCCGCGATGACGCTGATAAGCCTCACGAATCCAGTCCAGCTTGAAAACCTGGGGTGTCAGTGCCATCCACAGGTCGCGTCGATCGACGTTGCGGCAATCCTGGCCGATGTCACGCTTGATCGATCCGGCCAAGGGGCTGGCCAAAATGGCCGCGCCGGTTTCTCGCGCGGCGCGAAAGACTGAAGCGATGTCCGACGTCGGGACCAACGGTCGGGCGGCATCGTGGATGGCGATCCAGTTGGCCGTGCCGGTGTCCACGGCGGCGATCGCGTTTCGGACGCTGTCAAATCGTTCGCGGCCGCCGTCGACGATTTCGACCGGGCGTGGCAGCGGCCAGCGTTCCAGGTGCTGCCGAAACGTGGGCTGATCGGTCGGGGACGCCGCCACGATCAGCTGGCAAACTTGCGATGATCGGCAAAGTCGCCGTGCGGTATGGATCCACAGCGGGATCCCTGCCAAAGCCGCAAAGACTTTATTGTCCGACGACGCGAATCGACGACCGCTGCCGCCGGCCGGCAAGATCACACAGATGTCTCGCTGCGATCGATCGGTCGCGTCAAATTCACTCTTCGGCCGTTCGGGACGTTCGTCGGAGGCATCGGGGGCACGGTCTGGCATCGTTTCGATGGGGCTGTTCGGCGGGCCGATCGTCGGTCTTTGCCATGCGTTGGTCGGCGACAGGGTTTGCATTCAATGGCGCGAATCGTAAAGTGATCGCTGCGGCCATACAATGATGTCGGGGGTCGATCGCGGTGCGAAGCCGCACTGTGGCGCGGGCTGAAATCCACGTTGCCGACCTTTGACCTGTGAAATTCAAACCCACAATCCTGCCCTGTCCCCGCTTTTCTTCGGAGCCGAGCGAACGATGTCTGACTCAAGTCGATTGCCAGTGGTTGACGCGATGCCCGGCGACCAGCCGACCAGCCCCGTGACCGGTTGCTGTGGCGGACTTCGGCGTCTGTGGTTTGCCGGTGCGGCATTGGTGGCCGTGGCCGGATTGGGAGCCGCGTTTTTCGCCGGTCGGCAATCCCAGAACGCGACCGTTGATTTGGATTCGCTGCCGTTGATCGATGCGACCGCCGCGGTCGCTAGCGAAGATTACAGCATCGCCACGGGACCGATCAGCGATCGCGCCGAAGGCTTGTTCGTACTGGATCACAACAGCGGCCTGCTGCAGTGCCACGTGATCTATCCTCGGTTGAACCAGTTCATGGCCAGTTTTACGGCCAACGTCAACGATGCGCTGGGCACCGGTGGTAAAGGTGGCAAGTACATCATGGTGACCGGTGCGGCCAACTTTCAGGGATCGGCCAACCAACGTTTGGCACCGTCGGTCTTGTATGTGCTGGACACTTCGACCGGCAACTTCGTGTGCTTCGCCGTGCCGTTCAGCCAAGCGATGCAGAATTCACGCAAACCGCAAACGGGAACGCTGATCCCGTTGGCCAACGGCGGGGCAAGCTTGGTCCCGGATCGTGATCGATTGCGATAGGCCGTCTCTTCTGCTTTTCCCTGATGACTTTGCGGCGGTACAGGCGGTGATGACGTCACCGCTTTGCCGCCTTTTCCGCTTGGTACTGTCGACGACGGATCGAAGGCAAACGAATTGTCTGAATTCAATTTGTCGGGGTTGAATCCCCCGCAAGCCGAAGCGGTGCGCACGCTGAGCGGCCCCATGTTGGTGCTGGCGGGCGCGGGAACCGGCAAAACTCGCGTGGTGACCTTCCGCATCGCCAATCTGATCCGGCACGGCACCGCGCCGGATCGCATCCTGGCCGTGACGTTCACCAACAAAGCGGCCGGTGAAATGCAAGAACGCGTGGCGGAATTGCTGGGAATCAAAGGTCGGCGAAAACGCCGCGGTGAAAAGGCACCGCCCAAGCCGATGATCAGCACTTTCCACGCCCAGTGTGTTCAAATTCTGCGTCGACACGCCCCGGCGATCGGGTTTCCGGCGAAGTTCAGCATCTATGACCGCAGCGACCAGGAATCGCTGGCTCGCGGGATTCTGCGCGAACTGCGTTTGCCCAACACGGCGCTCAAACCGGCCGACATGCTGTCGATCATTGGCGGATGGAAGAACGCGGGAATCCATCCGGAAGAATCGACGTCGGTGGCGTCGACCGACAAGGAACACTTCGCCGCGTCGGGGTACCGTCGATACCAAGAAGGCTTGCGGCTTCGCGGGGCAATGGATTTTGACGATCTGTTGCTGCACACCGAAATGCTGTTTGACCAGCATCCCGATATTCGTGACGAAGAGGCCGGGCGGTATGACCATGTGCTGGTCGACGAATACCAGGACACCAACGGGTGTCAGTATCGGATCACCAAGCACTTGGCGATGCGTCACCGAAACCTGTGCGTCGTGGGTGACGACGATCAGTCGATCTATGCCTGGCGCGGCGCGGACGTCTCGCACATCCTTAGCTTTGCGGACGACTGGGACGATGCCAAAGTGGTCTGGCTGGAGGACAATTACCGCAGCACCGGTGCGATCCTGGAGATGGCCAACCGTTTGATCGCCTTCAACACCCATCGGCACGACAAAATTCTCAAGCCCAGTCGGCCCCAAGGCCCACGGCCGCGCATCCTGCAGCACAAGGACGAAATTGCCGAAGCCAAAGTCACTGTCAGTGAAATCAAGCACCTGATCGAAAACGAACACATCCAGCCACGTGACATCGCAATTCTGTTTCGGACCAACGAACAGCCGCGGTTGTTCGAAACGGAGCTTCGCAAAGCCGACGTGCCTTACGTGATGCTGGGATCACA is from Crateriforma conspicua and encodes:
- a CDS encoding amidohydrolase family protein, translating into MHLSGQLLRLRIPDRGPDRSGQPGHATGGDSPADSALDRQVPFDSHPVELVPGQIWIQDGRIESVTWGQTSKDADLGGDDCVIMPGLVDAHLHLPQFDVIGAHGTTLLRWLNESVFPAESLWSAPEYAAAMTERVIRQLHGVGTTAIAAYATVHHQGTMAALRTAQRMGVKGVIGQVLMDRDAPETWLKDSDRQIETAAETLDAFPPGSALSAAVTPRFAVACSMDLLQRAGALAKQTRAIVQTHLAETVAECDLVSQRFDGLDYSSVYDQAGLLHPRSILGHGIHLDENQRRRLADRGAHIAHCPTANSFLRSGVMNLETLIESGVSVGLGSDIGAGYERSMVRVARAMIEAAASIGRRFPTAAQAWWQITHGNARLIGMPRGERLSPGRPADLIIVRPDDDWHSRLADPLAGLMFGWDDRWVRQTIVDGRIVHSSR
- a CDS encoding ATP-dependent helicase, which produces MSEFNLSGLNPPQAEAVRTLSGPMLVLAGAGTGKTRVVTFRIANLIRHGTAPDRILAVTFTNKAAGEMQERVAELLGIKGRRKRRGEKAPPKPMISTFHAQCVQILRRHAPAIGFPAKFSIYDRSDQESLARGILRELRLPNTALKPADMLSIIGGWKNAGIHPEESTSVASTDKEHFAASGYRRYQEGLRLRGAMDFDDLLLHTEMLFDQHPDIRDEEAGRYDHVLVDEYQDTNGCQYRITKHLAMRHRNLCVVGDDDQSIYAWRGADVSHILSFADDWDDAKVVWLEDNYRSTGAILEMANRLIAFNTHRHDKILKPSRPQGPRPRILQHKDEIAEAKVTVSEIKHLIENEHIQPRDIAILFRTNEQPRLFETELRKADVPYVMLGSQSFFDRTEVRDVVAYLKWVAQPDDEVALLRIINKPARGISKKTISTLMEHAVRRGQPIWSVMHDAHSIEGLNSQALRGINDLIAIQRDVTDRANGEGIGKAMETLLARTAYMDEIARNYEDPNERDARSASVGELANAVSAFEDSREEADLTGFLADIALSGREMGNEKDKLALKNSVWLLTMHAAKGLEFPVVYMVGLEEGILPHSRSVKSGVEEDIAEERRLCYVGITRAQEKLTLSLSLTRRKWGKARPTVPSPFLYEITGKAENPKKFRKKSAGFQRR
- the ispD gene encoding 2-C-methyl-D-erythritol 4-phosphate cytidylyltransferase yields the protein MQTLSPTNAWQRPTIGPPNSPIETMPDRAPDASDERPERPKSEFDATDRSQRDICVILPAGGSGRRFASSDNKVFAALAGIPLWIHTARRLCRSSQVCQLIVAASPTDQPTFRQHLERWPLPRPVEIVDGGRERFDSVRNAIAAVDTGTANWIAIHDAARPLVPTSDIASVFRAARETGAAILASPLAGSIKRDIGQDCRNVDRRDLWMALTPQVFKLDWIREAYQRHRGFPVTDDAAMVEAMGRPVQLVQGSPANLKITYPDDLAVAEALMRAQTHDAPNSSGATH
- the tyrS gene encoding tyrosine--tRNA ligase translates to MNSLLEDLQWRGLIHQCTDQDALSKLLDSGSQTIYIGFDPTATSLHVGGLMQLMMLRRFQRAGHRPIALVGGATGMIGDPSGKSEERNLQTADQLERNVAGVEAQMRQFLDFDGDDGAILLNNYQWMKDYSYLEFLRDVGKNFPVGTMLGKDSVRSRLGSDAGLSYTEFSYMLLQAYDFVYLAQHHGCQIQAGGSDQWGNVTAGIDLGRRMLGKTLYGFTAPLLTTSDGRKMGKTESGAIWLDPQRTSPYAFYQYWINVEDADVMKCIAYLTEIEREEYESLKSDTESNPGARTAQKRLAQWMTEFVHGQQGLDSAQRASKILFGGEIGDADDAQLKEIFADVPSETVPRDRLAGEGLWIVEALQISGLVSSSGEARRAIKEGGVYVNNQRAGDQQMKLTTDDLASESMLVLRRGKRKYSLLRFE